Proteins encoded together in one Xyrauchen texanus isolate HMW12.3.18 chromosome 50, RBS_HiC_50CHRs, whole genome shotgun sequence window:
- the rbbp5 gene encoding retinoblastoma-binding protein 5 isoform X1 codes for MNLELLETFGQNYPEEADGTLDCISMALTCTFNRWGTLLAVGCNDGRIVIWDFLTRGIAKIISAHIHPVCSLSWSRDGHKLLSASTDNIVSQWDVLTGDCDQRFRFPSPILKLQCHPRDMDKVLVCPMKSAPVLLTLSDSKHVVLPVDDDSDLNVVAAFDRRGEYIYTGNAKGKILVLNTDKQDLVASFRVTTGTSNTTAIKSIEFARKGSCFLINTADRIIRVYDGREILTCGRDGEPEPMQKLQDLVNRTPWKRCCFSGDGEYIVAGSARQHALYIWEKSIGNLVKILHGTRGELLLDVAWHPVRPIIASISSGVVSIWAQNQVENWSAFAPDFKELDENVEYEERESEFDIEDEDKSEPEQTGADAAEDEEVDVTTVDPIIAFCSSDEELEDYKALLYLPIAPEVEDPEENPFGPPPDAAGQNATAEDGAIHSNTGDKKQRQPSADGGPPKKKIRTTTIELQGVPSDEVHPLLGVKGDSKSKKKAAGRPKGSKGKEKDSAFRPKLYQDRDRDRAEGFGVPGNLVSSSYKQHEVQGLD; via the exons ATGAATCTGGAGTTGCTCG AGACCTTCGGGCAGAATTATCCAGAG GAGGCCGATGGCACTCTGGACTGCATCAGTATGGCTCTCACTTGCACGTTTAACCGCTGGGGGACGCTGTTGGCCGTCGGCTGTAATGATGGACGAATCGTCATCTGGGACTTTCTGACGCGCGGCATCGCAAAAATTATCAGCGCGCACATCCATCCCGTCTGCTCGCTCAG CTGGAGTAGAGACGGACACAAGCTCCTGAGCGCCTCCACAGATAACATCGTCTCTCAGTGGGACGTCCTGACAGGAGATTGTGACCAAAGATTCCGATTCCCGTCACCCATCCTCAAACTGCAGTGCCATCCCCGAGACAT GGATAAAGTTCTAGTGTGCCCTATGAAGTCAGCACCGGTGCTGCTAACGCTGTCCGACTCCAAACACGTGGTCCTGCCTGTGGATGATGACTCGGATCTGAATGTGGTGGCGGCGTTTGACCGGCGCGGTGAATACATCTACACCGGCAATGCCAAGGGAAAG ATTCTGGTgttgaacacagacaaacaggATCTTGTGGCGTCATTTCGAGTGACGACGGGAACCAGTAACACCACAGCCATCAAATCTATCGAGTTTGCACGGAAGGGGAG TTGTTTCCTAATAAACACAGCAGACCGAATCATTCGCGTGTACGACGGCCGAGAGATTCTCACCTGCGGCCGGGACGGAGAGCCTGAACCCATGCAGAAACTACAGGACCTTGTGAACAG GACGCCGTGGAAGCGCTGTTGTTTCTCTGGTGATGGCGAGTATATCGTAGCGGGATCGGCGCGGCAGCATGCGCTGTATATCTGGGAGAAAAGCATCGGAAACCTGGTGAAGATCCTTCACGGCACGCGAGGAGAACTGCTGCTTGATGTAGCG TGGCACCCTGTGCGGCCGATCATTGCATCTATCTCCAGTGGAGTTGTGTCTATATGGGCCCAGAACCAAGTG gagaaCTGGAGTGCGTTTGCTCCTGATTTCAAGGAGCTGGATGAGAATGTGGAGTATGAAGAGAGAGAGTCAGAGTTTGATATTGAAGATGAAGACAAGAGTGAACCAGAACAGACCG GAGCTGATGCAGCTGAAGACGAGGAGGTGGACGTCACTACAGTTGATCCCATCATAGCGTTCTGCAGCAG TGATGAAGAGCTGGAGGATTATAAAGCGCTACTATATCTTCCCATCGCTCCGGAGGTCGAAGACCCAGAGGAGAATCCGTTCGGACCACCACCGGACGCCGCGGGTCAAAACGCCACTGCTGAAGATGGGGCAATTCACAGCAACACTGGAgataaaaaacaaagacaacCGTCTGCTGATGGAGGTCCGCCCAAGAAGAAGATCCGGACCACCACCATCGAACTGCAGGGCGTTCCGAGTGACG AGGTGCATCCGTTGCTGGGCGTGAAGGGCGACAGTAAGTCGAAGAAGAAGGCAGCCGGGCGCCCGAAGGGATCTAAAGGTAAAGAGAAAGATTCTGCATTCAGACCCAAACTCTACCAAGACAGAGACAGGGACAGAGCGGAGGGGTTCGGTGTGCCAG
- the rbbp5 gene encoding retinoblastoma-binding protein 5 isoform X2 codes for MNLELLETFGQNYPEEADGTLDCISMALTCTFNRWGTLLAVGCNDGRIVIWDFLTRGIAKIISAHIHPVCSLSWSRDGHKLLSASTDNIVSQWDVLTGDCDQRFRFPSPILKLQCHPRDMDKVLVCPMKSAPVLLTLSDSKHVVLPVDDDSDLNVVAAFDRRGEYIYTGNAKGKILVLNTDKQDLVASFRVTTGTSNTTAIKSIEFARKGSCFLINTADRIIRVYDGREILTCGRDGEPEPMQKLQDLVNRTPWKRCCFSGDGEYIVAGSARQHALYIWEKSIGNLVKILHGTRGELLLDVAWHPVRPIIASISSGVVSIWAQNQVENWSAFAPDFKELDENVEYEERESEFDIEDEDKSEPEQTGADAAEDEEVDVTTVDPIIAFCSSDEELEDYKALLYLPIAPEVEDPEENPFGPPPDAAGQNATAEDGAIHSNTGDKKQRQPSADGGPPKKKIRTTTIELQGVPSDEVHPLLGVKGDSKSKKKAAGRPKGSKGNLVSSSYKQHEVQGLD; via the exons ATGAATCTGGAGTTGCTCG AGACCTTCGGGCAGAATTATCCAGAG GAGGCCGATGGCACTCTGGACTGCATCAGTATGGCTCTCACTTGCACGTTTAACCGCTGGGGGACGCTGTTGGCCGTCGGCTGTAATGATGGACGAATCGTCATCTGGGACTTTCTGACGCGCGGCATCGCAAAAATTATCAGCGCGCACATCCATCCCGTCTGCTCGCTCAG CTGGAGTAGAGACGGACACAAGCTCCTGAGCGCCTCCACAGATAACATCGTCTCTCAGTGGGACGTCCTGACAGGAGATTGTGACCAAAGATTCCGATTCCCGTCACCCATCCTCAAACTGCAGTGCCATCCCCGAGACAT GGATAAAGTTCTAGTGTGCCCTATGAAGTCAGCACCGGTGCTGCTAACGCTGTCCGACTCCAAACACGTGGTCCTGCCTGTGGATGATGACTCGGATCTGAATGTGGTGGCGGCGTTTGACCGGCGCGGTGAATACATCTACACCGGCAATGCCAAGGGAAAG ATTCTGGTgttgaacacagacaaacaggATCTTGTGGCGTCATTTCGAGTGACGACGGGAACCAGTAACACCACAGCCATCAAATCTATCGAGTTTGCACGGAAGGGGAG TTGTTTCCTAATAAACACAGCAGACCGAATCATTCGCGTGTACGACGGCCGAGAGATTCTCACCTGCGGCCGGGACGGAGAGCCTGAACCCATGCAGAAACTACAGGACCTTGTGAACAG GACGCCGTGGAAGCGCTGTTGTTTCTCTGGTGATGGCGAGTATATCGTAGCGGGATCGGCGCGGCAGCATGCGCTGTATATCTGGGAGAAAAGCATCGGAAACCTGGTGAAGATCCTTCACGGCACGCGAGGAGAACTGCTGCTTGATGTAGCG TGGCACCCTGTGCGGCCGATCATTGCATCTATCTCCAGTGGAGTTGTGTCTATATGGGCCCAGAACCAAGTG gagaaCTGGAGTGCGTTTGCTCCTGATTTCAAGGAGCTGGATGAGAATGTGGAGTATGAAGAGAGAGAGTCAGAGTTTGATATTGAAGATGAAGACAAGAGTGAACCAGAACAGACCG GAGCTGATGCAGCTGAAGACGAGGAGGTGGACGTCACTACAGTTGATCCCATCATAGCGTTCTGCAGCAG TGATGAAGAGCTGGAGGATTATAAAGCGCTACTATATCTTCCCATCGCTCCGGAGGTCGAAGACCCAGAGGAGAATCCGTTCGGACCACCACCGGACGCCGCGGGTCAAAACGCCACTGCTGAAGATGGGGCAATTCACAGCAACACTGGAgataaaaaacaaagacaacCGTCTGCTGATGGAGGTCCGCCCAAGAAGAAGATCCGGACCACCACCATCGAACTGCAGGGCGTTCCGAGTGACG AGGTGCATCCGTTGCTGGGCGTGAAGGGCGACAGTAAGTCGAAGAAGAAGGCAGCCGGGCGCCCGAAGGGATCTAAAG